A genome region from Anopheles stephensi strain Indian chromosome 2, UCI_ANSTEP_V1.0, whole genome shotgun sequence includes the following:
- the LOC118507710 gene encoding methionine synthase reductase-like, whose product MFSEVLREFEGKKLTLPAVPSNFIALRETEDVPLQESHLQAAVTQPFAVTKVLEAYVARLTTIAEGEDVKTVHDVTLRYLNDPGHRYWPGDTIGILSYNTEPDVNYVLDRLDLHSGSDAVCSVGIDPNTTKKGAKVPLFVPSVVNYRRLFKECLDLHAVPKKLLIRSLTTCTTDENERRVLEILCSKEGIAAYERFVQQHGKGIISLLELVPSCRPTAAILIEHLPRLMPRPYSIANAYREADSPTVRILFSHDANNPGITTTYLRGLEMGAKVYLYFRQSSSFVYRDTDLKCNIIMVGTGTGMSPYLSFLEQRAAALAKGETLGRAELFAGFRYRERNYLCRDEIKEYLKAGVLDGCYEAFSRDADTHHKYVQSQMHEKRTEIIANIRNPHALFFVCGDSKVLLPQITDTVVNMLAEASEAEEDMQTFVGGLKKDGKYREDVWL is encoded by the exons ATGTTTTCGGAAGTTTTACGCGAATTTGAAGGGAAGAAGCTCACATTGCCAGCTGTTCCTTCGAATTTTATTGCCCTACGCGAGACA GAAGATGTTCCACTGCAAGAATCACACCTGCAAGCAGCCGTAACTCAACCCTTTGCTGTGACCAAGGTTTTGGAAGCATATGTAGCTAGACTCACAACGATTGCTGAGGGTGAGGATGTAAAAACTGTACACGATGTTACGTTGCGGTACCTGAATGATCCAGGCCATCGCTATTGGCCCGGAGACACGATAGGAATTTTATCCTACAACACGGAGCCCGACGTGAATTACGTTCTAGATCGGCTAGATTTACATTCCGGCAGTGACGCAGTGTGTAGTGTTGGAATCGATCcgaatacaacaaaaaagggagcaaAAGTTCCATTGTTTGTGCCTTCGGTGGTAAACTACCGACGACTGTTCAAAGAGTGTTTGGATCTTCATGCGGTTCCAAAGAAG CTCTTGATACGCTCGTTAACAACCTGCACCACCGACGAGAACGAGCGACGCGTTCTCGAAATTTTATGCTCAAAAGAAGGAATTGCTGCCTACGAGAGGTTCGTCCAGCAGCACGGAAAGGGCATCATTTCGCTGCTCGAGCTAGTTCCATCCTGCCGACCAACGGCCGCAATACTCATAGAACACTTGCCGCGTCTTATGCCGCGTCCCTATTCGATAGCTAATGCATACCGTGAAGCGGACAGCCCAACGGTACGGATACTTTTCTCGCACGACGCGAATAATCCGGGCATTACCACAACATACCTGCGAGGGTTGGAAATGGGAGCAAAGGTGTACCTTTACTTCCGCCAAAGTAGCTCGTTCGTGTACAGGGACACCGATCTAAAGTGTAACATCATAATGGTTGGCACCGGTACAGGGATGTCTCCGTATCTTTCGTTTCTCGAGCAACGTGCCGCTGCGTTAGCAAAGGGCGAAACGCTCGGTCGTGCCGAACTGTTTGCGGGATTTCGCTACCGTGAGCGTAACTACCTGTGCAGGGACGAGATCAAGGAGTATCTTAAAGCGGGCGTGCTGGACGGTTGTTATGAAGCGTTTTCACGTGATGCTGACACGCATCACAAGTATGTGCAGAGTCAGATGCATGAGAAGCGTACCGAAATCATTGCAAACATCCGTAACCCTCACGCTCTGTTTTTCGTCTGTGGAGATTCAAAGGTTCTGCTACCACAGATAACGGACACGGTGGTGAACATGCTTGCGGAGGCATCGGAAGCGGAAGAGGATATGCAAACATTCGTCGGTGGGCTAAAGAAAGATGGCAAATACCGCGAAGATGTGTGGCTGTAA
- the LOC118507713 gene encoding ell-associated factor Eaf-like, which produces MKSVNLTLTTAAGLVLCLLAIDGIAARSGADRKKDYDYEYETGLSSGGGGGGGGGYSSSGSSYTPKSGYSAGSGLRSIAQGSADQANSAVANQHAAAKQAAYVAQNTLAQAASQAAATAQAALAGKHVLLQGLEQQSLEAHQALDAEIQQLQQAKRSAKAAQHAAQQALNHVQVLQSALNNAQVAAEHAQQSASEAAAELASQTQMVGTAKQRVEALEEQLNSARVDFEATQEAAHKAAASAQEAQNNAAEAAAHAAIPLVHVAQSISDGHGLGNSHTLQAKIGKVGGGGGSKHQQQQQHESSEDEINSGEIEVAANHNYGDFKPSQQTFSFAGY; this is translated from the exons ATGAAGTCCGTTAATCTCACCCTCACCACTGCCGCCGGATTGGTGCTATGCCTGCTTGCCATCG ACGGTATCGCGGCCCGTTCCGGTGCGGACCGCAAGAAGGACTACGACTACGAGTACGAGACGGGCCTGTCGAGTggaggcggtggcggcggcggcggcgggtACAGCAGTTCCGGCAGCAGCTACACACCCAAATCGGGCTACAGTGCCGGCAGTGGGCTACGCTCGATCGCCCAAGGTTCAGCGGATCAGGCAAATTCGGCCGTCGCGAATCAGCACGCCGCAGCCAAACAGGCTGCGTACGTGGCGCAGAATACGCTCGCCCAGGCAGCCTCGCAGGCGGCGGCCACCGCACAAGCCGCACTCGCCGGCAAGCACGTGCTGCTGCAGGGACTGGAGCAGCAAAGTCTCGAAGCGCACCAAGCGCTCGACGCGGAGatacagcagctgcagcaagcgaaacgatcggccaagGCGGCTCAGCACGCAGCCCAACAAGCGCTGAACCACGTGCAGGTGCTTCAGTCCGCACTGAACAATGCGCAGGTGGCGGCTGAACATGCGCAGCAGAGCGCGAGCGAGGCGGCAGCCGAGTTGGCCTCCCAGACGCAGATGGTCGGTACGGCGAAGCAGCGCGTGGAAGCGCTCGAGGAGCAGCTGAACTCGGCCCGGGTGGACTTTGAGGCTACGCAGGAAGCGGCCCACAAGGCAGCGGCCTCGGCCCAGGAAGCGCAGAACAATGCGGCCGAAGCGGCGGCCCATGCTGCGATCCCGCTCGTGCACGTTGCTCAATCGATCTCGGACGGTCATGGGCTCGGCAACAGCCACACGCTGCAGGCGAAGATCGGCaaggtcggtggtggtggtggcagcaagcatcagcagcagcagcagcacgaatcGTCGGAGGATGAGATTAACAGTGGCGAGATTGAGGTGGCGGCCAACCACAACTACGGTGACTTTAAACCATCCCAGCAGACGTTCAGTTTCGCCGGGTACTAA
- the LOC118507714 gene encoding coiled-coil domain-containing protein 137, translating to MGRFGPTHRKIPVPKRHGVRDPLKRLAEKEASIKDKINNPPKEHDVQEVSNRFKRFMALANDASRTRRKKKEPRKKSSLQIGNTVVQKRPRESEEAFLSRVSNVQHDREVEASFGMKFGVEVEHDDQTGIIRVVKRKGIEVDGMLEKITDEKTNARKSKAAEKAKARKAMIAEEKALKKQKALESQREEEDLLLREYQYDRVPFGEVVKEPPSLHTLPRRATREGVARPGAKSLLLSSLLDPKQTEEEEEPLPKKSSKKAKAKETKLDLKGKRKNLPAATRMKIELEQQNVIEMYRQLKKKAKQ from the exons ATGGGACGCTTCGGTCCAACGCATCGTAAAATCCCTGTGCCCAAACGGCACGGTGTTCGTGACCCGCTCAAACGGCTCGCTGAGAAGGAAGCTTC CATTAAAGACAAAATCAACAACCCTCCGAAGGAACACGATGTGCAGGAGGTGTCGAACCGGTTCAAGCGCTTTATGGCACTCGCGAACGATGCCAGTCGCAccagaaggaaaaagaaagaaccgAGGAAAAAATCGTCATTACAGATCGGCAACACGGTGGTTCAGAAACGTCCAAGAGAATCCGAGGAGGCGTTCCTTAGCAGGGTTAGTAACGTGCAGCATGATCGCGAGGTGGAGGCCAGCTTTGGTATGAAGTTCGGGGTGGAGGTGGAACACGATGACCAAACGGGAATAATTCGTGTAGTCAAACGGAAGGGAATCGAAGTCGATGGTATGTTGGAAAAGATTACCGATGAAAAAACCAACGCACGAAAATCGAAGGCTGCCGAAAAGGCTAAAGCTCGCAAAGCAATGATAGCAGAGGAGAAGGCACTCAAAAAGCAGAAAGCGCTAGAATCGCAACGGGAGGAGGAAGACCTATTGCTGCGAGAGTACCAGTACGACCGGGTGCCTTTCGGTGAGGTGGTAAAGGAACCGCCGTCACTCCACACGCTGCCACGCCGTGCCACTAGAGAAGGTGTAGCACGG CCTGGTGCAAAAAGTCTTCTGCTCAGCTCGTTGCTGGACCCAAAACAAacggaggaagaggaggaaccGCTCCCAAAGAAGTCGTCGAAAAAGGCAAAGGCAAAGGAAACGAAATTAGATCTTAAAGGCAAACGGAAGAACCTACCTGCCGCGACACGAATGAAGATCGAACTTGAACAGCAAAACGTGATCGAAATGTACCGACAGTtgaagaagaaagcaaagcaataa
- the LOC118507709 gene encoding methionine synthase reductase, with the protein MNVLEQFKATPLTLTKLPASFIETNLSESGQVPSDHLQSTTRQPFGSSNVYKTSILLYRVLAEGDDIKTVYETAIKLPPNMEEEYFPGDAIGILTYNLASEVDYVLDRLHLLESADQTYEVRLAKPVKKKNPELPHYVPKYVTPRRLLAECLDIRITPRKGLLQALAGYTADECEKRLLEILASKEGSNLYNELILKNEMNFLHVLKYVATCKPPLSLLIEHLPRLQARPYSIASYGRENHIRIAFAMLNDGHVGITTHMLESKLLHPSKWDKYLYIYLRQLKPVFNYREEDLERNIIMIGPGTGVTPYISFLEYRKQMKSSNRKMKMGSAWLLTSCRYQERNYLYESELKGFMQGGVLDRLHVASSRDEDSQYKYVQDIIEDRKEELVELLLDDATKLYLCGEGRTMLPRIQDTIVTCMSKVKSMPKSEAADLLAEYKKSGKYLYYSMIRY; encoded by the exons ATGAATGTTCTGGAGCAGTTTAAAGCGACACCGCTGACGCTCACGAAGCTACCAGCATCCTTCATCGAGACGAATCTTTCCGAAAGTGGACAAGTG CCTTCGGATCACTTGCAGAGCACCACCCGGCAACCATTCGGTTCGAGCAATGTGTACAAAACCAGCATTCTGCTCTATCGTGTCTTGGCCGAGGGTGACGATATAAAGACCGTGTACGAGACCGCAATCAAACTTCCACCG AATATGGAAGAGGAATATTTTCCTGGTGATGCAATCGGCATTCTCACCTACAATCTGGCCAGCGAGGTAGATTATGTGCTGGACCGGTTACATCTGCTCGAGTCGGCCGACCAAACGTACGAAGTGAGGCTGGCAAAACcggtaaagaagaaaaacccggAGCTGCCCCATTACGTGCCAAAGTACGTCACTCCTCGGCGGCTCCTGGCGGAATGTTTGGACATTCGGATTACACCGCGGAAAGGGTTGCTTCAGGCCCTGGCCGGCTATACGGCTGATGAGTGCGAAAAGCGATTGCTGGAGATTTTGGCCTCAAAGGAAGGTTCCAACCTGTACAATGAGTTGATTCTCAAGAACGAGATGAACTTCCTGCATGTGCTCAAGTATGTGGCCACCTGTAAACCACCGTTGTCGTTGCTGATAGAGCACTTACCACGGCTGCAGGCTAGACCGTACTCGATAGCGAGCTATGGGCGAGAGAACCACATTCGCATCGCCTTTGCTATGCTGAACGATGGCCACGTTGGCATTACGACGCACATGCTCGAAAGCAAGCTGTTGCATCCGAGCAAATGGGACAAATATCTGTACATATACCTGCGTCAGCTGAAACCCGTCTTCAACTATCGCGAGGAGGATCTCGAACGTAATATCATCATGATCGGACCCGGCACTGGGGTGACGCCGTACATCAGCTTCCTAGAGTATCGTAAGCAGATGAAGAGctcgaatcggaagatgaaaATGGGATCTGCCTGGTTGCTGACGAGTTGCCGCTACCAGGAACGAAACTATCTTTACGAGAGCGAACTGAAGGGTTTCATGCAAGGTGGTGTGTTGGATCGATTGCACGTGGCCTCGTCGCGGGACGAGGACAGTCAGTACAAGTACGTGCAGGACATTATCGAGGATCGGAAGGAGGAGCttgtggagctgttgctcGATGACGCTACCAAGCTGTATCTCTGCGGGGAGGGACGCACTATGCTGCCCCGCATTCAGGACACGATAGTGACGTGTATGAGCAAGGTGAAATCTATGCCCAAATCGGAAGCAGCCGACCTGCTGGCTGAGTATAAGAAGTCGGGGAAGTATCTGTACTATTCGATGATACGGTATTGA